In Bacteroidia bacterium, a genomic segment contains:
- a CDS encoding class I SAM-dependent methyltransferase yields the protein MISEEYLDVNRKLWDEKTIHHLDTVFYDVKGFLSGNTALRHVELAEMGSVKGKSLLHLQCHFGLDTLSWARLGADVTGIDLSPKAIEEARKLALTAGLGDLAKFVCSDVYSLPENLSGMYDIVFTSYGTIGWLPDLDRWAKVVAHFLKPGGVFYMVDFHPFIWMYNPQMTEVVYPYFNTGPIVEVNSGTYADIEAPMEMTEYGWNHPTSELLNAILSNGLKIESFNEFPYSTWNCFLNMEETAEQQFVFPHLRHKIPYMYSLRASR from the coding sequence ATGATTTCTGAAGAATATCTCGACGTTAACCGGAAGTTGTGGGATGAAAAAACCATTCACCACCTTGATACGGTTTTTTACGATGTCAAAGGATTTTTATCGGGAAATACTGCCTTAAGGCATGTTGAACTGGCTGAAATGGGCTCCGTGAAAGGAAAGTCTCTGCTGCATTTGCAGTGCCACTTTGGCCTTGATACCCTTTCCTGGGCGCGACTGGGTGCAGATGTTACGGGAATAGACCTTTCTCCCAAAGCCATTGAAGAGGCGCGAAAACTTGCGCTGACTGCCGGGCTCGGCGATCTGGCAAAATTTGTATGTTCGGATGTGTACAGCCTTCCGGAAAATCTTTCGGGGATGTATGATATCGTATTTACTTCCTACGGAACTATTGGCTGGTTGCCCGATCTCGACCGGTGGGCCAAAGTAGTAGCACATTTCCTGAAACCCGGTGGCGTTTTTTATATGGTTGATTTTCATCCCTTTATCTGGATGTATAACCCGCAAATGACCGAAGTGGTGTATCCCTATTTTAATACCGGCCCGATTGTGGAAGTGAATAGCGGAACGTATGCAGATATAGAAGCGCCGATGGAAATGACAGAATATGGATGGAATCACCCGACGAGTGAGCTTTTGAACGCAATCTTAAGCAACGGATTGAAAATTGAAAGTTTCAATGAATTTCCCTATTCAACCTGGAATTGTTTTCTCAATATGGAAGAGACTGCTGAACAGCAATTTGTTTTCCCGCATCTGAGACACAAGATACCCTATATGTATTCTCTCCGGGCAAGCCGGTAA
- a CDS encoding NRDE family protein produces MCLILFGYRVHPGYPLIIAANRDEFYARPTLRAGWWEENPAILAGKDLQAGGTWLGVSKSGRFAAVTNFREPNNIKPQAPSRGALVTRFLEGQTGTIPYLDHLSTQAEAYNGFNLLTFDSNTLGWYSNRHENPEWLDPGVYGLSNHLLNTAWPKVQQGKERLAALISPETEMNPESLFEMLNNDTIAPDDRLPSTGVSLELERMLSAMCIKSPTYGTRVSTVVLIDHSGKVYFEERAHVPEGLPVKFAFQPVPQL; encoded by the coding sequence ATGTGTTTGATCCTGTTTGGTTATCGCGTGCACCCAGGCTATCCGCTTATCATTGCCGCAAACCGTGATGAATTTTATGCCCGCCCTACACTTCGTGCTGGCTGGTGGGAAGAAAACCCGGCTATTCTGGCCGGAAAAGACTTGCAAGCCGGGGGAACCTGGCTGGGTGTAAGTAAATCCGGCCGTTTTGCGGCTGTTACAAATTTTCGGGAACCCAATAATATTAAGCCGCAGGCGCCTTCCAGAGGTGCGCTGGTTACCCGGTTTCTCGAAGGTCAGACGGGAACAATCCCTTACCTCGATCACCTGAGCACACAGGCTGAAGCCTATAATGGATTTAATTTGTTGACCTTTGATAGCAATACGCTGGGGTGGTACTCAAACCGCCATGAAAATCCCGAATGGCTGGATCCGGGTGTTTACGGTCTCAGTAACCATTTGCTCAATACCGCCTGGCCAAAAGTTCAACAAGGAAAAGAACGCCTGGCTGCCCTGATAAGTCCGGAAACCGAAATGAATCCTGAAAGTCTTTTTGAGATGTTAAATAATGACACCATCGCACCGGATGACCGCCTTCCTTCGACGGGGGTGTCCCTGGAATTGGAACGTATGCTTTCTGCAATGTGTATTAAAAGCCCTACTTATGGAACGAGAGTTTCTACAGTCGTTTTGATTGATCATTCCGGCAAGGTATATTTTGAGGAAAGAGCCCATGTGCCGGAAGGTCTCCCGGTAAAATTTGCCTTTCAGCCAGTCCCTCAGTTATGA
- a CDS encoding RHS repeat-associated core domain-containing protein, with the protein MGGGNPYRYTGKELETDLDLGLYDYGARWYDPAAGRWWGVDAMAEEYFSISPFAYVANNPVKFIDPNGEEIWITTRTGGERLQYKNSQLLTENGEAYNGNDEYALNIAKGLNYLVDNMETAKGYINDLANDTEFKVSIEFTTGLEQYKADGTEKGVPRKECL; encoded by the coding sequence GTGGGCGGCGGGAATCCGTATCGGTACACGGGGAAGGAACTGGAGACCGATTTGGACTTGGGGCTGTACGACTATGGTGCGCGGTGGTATGACCCGGCGGCGGGGCGTTGGTGGGGGGTGGATGCGATGGCGGAGGAGTATTTTTCAATCTCTCCTTTTGCGTATGTGGCGAATAATCCGGTGAAATTTATTGATCCGAATGGGGAGGAGATATGGATAACTACAAGAACAGGAGGAGAGCGATTACAATATAAAAATAGTCAATTGTTGACGGAAAATGGAGAGGCTTATAACGGTAATGATGAATATGCGCTCAATATTGCAAAAGGCTTAAACTATCTGGTTGATAACATGGAAACGGCCAAGGGTTATATAAATGATCTGGCCAATGACACCGAATTTAAAGTAAGTATCGAATTTACAACAGGCTTGGAACAATACAAGGCGGACGGTACGGAAAAGGGAGTTCCGAGGAAAGAATGTTTATAA